In a single window of the Sediminicoccus sp. KRV36 genome:
- a CDS encoding glycosyltransferase family 4 protein: MSSPPAILQVLPRLDAGGVERGTLEIAEAIQAAGYRALVASAGGRLVPALEALGARHISLPLATKSPLGIWRNAGALAGLVRAEGIAILHARSRAPAWSAWLAARRTGADFVTTYHGTYGEGFPGKRLYNSVMARGDRVIAISRHIAAHIQGTHGVTPRLIPRGVDLRQFDPAAVDPARIAKLRAAWGLPAGAPVILLPARLTRWKGQGVLVQALAEIPGAVAVLAGDAQGRDAYVRELQELAAACGVAGRIRLPGHIADMPAALLAADLVIHASIEPEAFGRTVIEAQAMARLVIAADLGGPRETVEDGVTGWLTPPGDVPALAARIRAALALPASTRAAMGEAARLRVPSMEAMQSATIALYRELLD, translated from the coding sequence CTGCAGGTGCTGCCCCGGCTTGATGCCGGGGGTGTCGAGCGCGGTACGCTGGAAATCGCCGAGGCGATCCAGGCGGCCGGTTACCGCGCCCTGGTCGCCTCGGCGGGGGGGCGGCTGGTGCCGGCGCTGGAGGCACTGGGCGCGCGGCACATCTCCTTGCCGCTGGCCACCAAATCGCCGCTCGGGATCTGGCGCAATGCGGGCGCTTTGGCAGGGCTTGTTCGGGCGGAGGGCATCGCCATCCTGCATGCGCGCTCCCGTGCGCCGGCCTGGTCCGCCTGGCTTGCCGCGCGGCGGACGGGCGCGGATTTCGTGACCACCTATCACGGCACCTATGGCGAGGGATTTCCCGGCAAGCGGCTCTACAATTCCGTGATGGCGCGGGGGGATCGCGTCATCGCGATCAGCCGGCATATCGCGGCGCATATCCAAGGCACGCATGGCGTGACGCCGCGGCTCATCCCGCGCGGGGTGGATTTGCGCCAGTTTGATCCGGCAGCGGTGGACCCCGCCCGGATTGCCAAGCTGCGTGCGGCCTGGGGGCTGCCGGCCGGCGCGCCCGTCATCCTGCTGCCCGCGCGGCTGACGCGCTGGAAAGGGCAGGGGGTGCTGGTGCAGGCTCTGGCGGAGATCCCGGGGGCCGTCGCGGTCCTGGCCGGCGATGCCCAGGGCCGTGATGCCTATGTGCGGGAATTGCAGGAACTGGCCGCCGCGTGCGGCGTGGCAGGGCGCATCCGCCTGCCTGGTCACATTGCGGACATGCCGGCGGCACTGCTGGCGGCCGATCTCGTCATTCATGCCAGCATCGAGCCCGAGGCGTTTGGCCGCACGGTGATCGAGGCCCAGGCCATGGCCCGCCTGGTCATCGCGGCCGATCTCGGTGGCCCGCGCGAGACGGTGGAGGATGGCGTCACCGGCTGGCTCACTCCGCCCGGCGATGTGCCGGCGCTGGCCGCCCGGATACGCGCGGCATTGGCCCTGCCTGCCAGCACGCGCGCCGCGATGGGCGAGGCCGCAAGGCTGCGCGTGCCCAGCATGGAGGCGATGCAGTCCGCCACCATCGCCCTGTACCGGGAATTGCTCGATTGA